One genomic region from Hoeflea algicola encodes:
- a CDS encoding cation:proton antiporter encodes MISVQSIFDHAVLAALAILCLSFLITIYRIVKGPTLPDRILGLDMLVAIAIGFITVIGIKTGYTLYVDVAIALGLVGFLATVAFARFVLSRGKTEDDILAEAQQAASDARREDRAAAKEQLRRDAGNQARNIDAAASRSGDHHE; translated from the coding sequence ATGATCAGCGTTCAGTCGATATTCGATCACGCGGTGCTGGCGGCACTGGCAATCCTGTGCCTGTCGTTCCTGATCACCATCTACCGCATCGTCAAGGGACCGACCTTGCCGGACCGGATCCTCGGTCTCGACATGCTGGTGGCGATTGCCATCGGCTTCATCACCGTGATCGGCATCAAGACCGGTTACACACTCTATGTTGATGTGGCCATTGCGCTTGGTCTCGTCGGATTCCTGGCAACGGTTGCCTTTGCGCGCTTTGTATTGTCGCGCGGCAAGACCGAGGACGACATTCTTGCCGAAGCACAGCAGGCGGCATCCGATGCGCGCCGCGAAGACAGGGCGGCGGCAAAGGAGCAACTGCGCCGCGACGCTGGCAATCAGGCGCGAAATATTGATGCCGCCGCCAGCCGGTCAGGAGATCATCATGAATGA
- a CDS encoding Na+/H+ antiporter subunit E — protein sequence MSLFLVNVLLALAWSAVTGSFSFFNFAFGFVLAIFALSLIREQVGSTGYFSRARRIISLALLFSYELVLSAWRVAVLVLTPKMDLKPGIIAYPLRVDRDFEITMLANLITLTPGTLSVDVSDDRRILYVHALDASDPDATRRDIAEGFERKIMEAFR from the coding sequence ATGAGCCTGTTTCTGGTCAATGTGTTGTTGGCTTTGGCCTGGTCGGCGGTCACCGGGTCGTTCTCGTTCTTCAATTTTGCCTTTGGTTTCGTGCTTGCGATTTTTGCCCTGTCGCTGATCCGCGAACAGGTGGGCTCGACCGGATATTTCTCGCGCGCCCGCCGGATAATCTCGCTGGCGCTGCTGTTCAGCTACGAATTGGTGTTGTCGGCCTGGCGGGTGGCGGTGCTGGTGCTGACGCCGAAAATGGATTTGAAGCCGGGCATCATCGCCTATCCGCTCAGGGTCGATCGCGATTTCGAAATTACCATGCTCGCCAACCTGATCACGCTGACCCCGGGAACCTTGTCGGTGGATGTCTCCGACGACCGGCGCATACTTTATGTGCACGCGCTTGACGCTTCCGACCCCGACGCCACCAGGCGCGACATCGCCGAAGGGTTTGAGCGCAAGATCATGGAGGCGTTCCGATGA
- the mnhG gene encoding monovalent cation/H(+) antiporter subunit G, giving the protein MNDIITLVSAAFLLIGSAFALVASIGLLRLPDLYTRMHAASKAGTMGSCLMLIALAIHTTDVGTMSRALAGVVFFLLTAPVSSHLLAKAAYTVGYRLHPTSVTDEMASQDQQ; this is encoded by the coding sequence ATGAATGATATCATCACATTGGTCTCGGCGGCCTTTCTGCTGATCGGATCTGCCTTTGCGCTGGTCGCCTCGATCGGCCTGTTGCGGTTACCCGACCTCTATACGCGCATGCACGCCGCCTCCAAGGCGGGCACGATGGGCTCTTGCCTGATGTTGATCGCACTGGCAATTCACACCACCGATGTCGGCACCATGTCGCGGGCGCTGGCCGGTGTCGTGTTCTTCCTGCTCACGGCCCCCGTCTCCTCGCATTTGCTGGCAAAGGCGGCCTACACGGTAGGGTATCGACTTCATCCAACTTCCGTAACGGACGAAATGGCCTCGCAAGATCAGCAATAA